In a single window of the Pseudobacteriovorax antillogorgiicola genome:
- a CDS encoding HD domain-containing protein has product MKKQGNTLPLPLKAVTFAAKQHHGQMRKDDETPYIAHPVRVMTILSEVFGVDDEEVLAAGVLHDTIEDTDCERKDLERKFGKRVASYVDELSKDMDLDKPEREKKYASELEDASVSVRLCKLADLYDNLSDTKALSRSKIHKTAARAERLVDIMTSDFPEEWQDAVLVVRRKIQEVKRSVGDSDTEKPQSPE; this is encoded by the coding sequence ATGAAGAAACAAGGAAATACCCTTCCATTACCCCTCAAGGCGGTGACATTTGCTGCTAAGCAGCATCATGGTCAAATGCGAAAAGATGATGAGACTCCCTATATTGCCCATCCCGTCCGAGTGATGACGATTCTCTCAGAAGTTTTCGGTGTCGATGATGAAGAAGTTCTGGCTGCTGGTGTCTTGCACGATACCATCGAAGATACTGATTGTGAGCGAAAAGACCTAGAACGAAAGTTTGGCAAACGAGTCGCTAGCTACGTTGACGAGCTTTCGAAAGATATGGACCTAGACAAACCGGAGCGAGAGAAAAAGTACGCATCAGAACTTGAGGACGCATCTGTCTCCGTAAGGCTCTGCAAACTTGCAGACCTTTACGATAATCTTTCCGATACTAAGGCTCTCAGTCGAAGCAAGATACACAAAACTGCGGCGCGGGCCGAGCGTTTGGTTGATATTATGACCTCTGACTTCCCAGAAGAATGGCAGGATGCAGTGTTGGTCGTCCGTCGTAAGATCCAAGAGGTAAAGCGCTCCGTTGGTGACTCTGATACTGAAAAACCTCAATCTCCTGAATGA
- a CDS encoding HPF/RaiA family ribosome-associated protein gives MDLQVSYQNRRRSERAESYLLDHLNEFEPIRNRVDLAMAELIVDGDGVHTVKLGIKTPKAFRSLVKARHENLYTAMHQAVEKLKRRIKRSLGKMALDSRKPHNVMYGELQEPPELTIDAENVIRFEDALRAKGRLHPVKLIVTNDDIAAFLKELSLRLACMGAAKRDLKHFDKAIKKVERSDESIQDLVLSDSNLEKALRIKRPIAHKIEEFVREGHSTLLEHLREQTPNDIQDIVRVKGIGPVKAKQLYDYCEVNELEELENMAKQGRVKQIPGFGEHIESEIVGNAANH, from the coding sequence ATGGATCTTCAAGTATCATATCAAAATAGACGTCGATCGGAGCGAGCAGAGTCTTATCTGCTTGATCATTTGAACGAGTTCGAGCCGATTAGGAATCGGGTTGACTTAGCGATGGCAGAATTGATCGTCGATGGCGACGGTGTCCACACAGTCAAGCTAGGGATTAAGACTCCAAAAGCTTTTCGCAGCCTTGTGAAGGCGAGGCACGAAAACCTCTACACCGCTATGCATCAGGCAGTTGAGAAACTAAAGCGGAGAATAAAGCGTTCCCTGGGTAAGATGGCGCTAGACAGTCGCAAGCCCCATAATGTGATGTATGGCGAGCTTCAAGAGCCCCCTGAATTGACTATCGACGCTGAGAACGTTATTCGCTTTGAGGACGCGTTGAGAGCGAAGGGCAGGCTTCATCCGGTAAAGCTCATAGTCACAAATGACGATATCGCGGCTTTCTTAAAGGAGCTAAGTCTTCGCCTTGCATGCATGGGCGCGGCCAAGCGAGATCTGAAACACTTTGATAAGGCTATTAAGAAGGTAGAGCGTAGCGATGAGTCGATCCAAGATCTTGTTCTGAGCGACAGTAATCTAGAGAAGGCTCTGCGTATCAAACGGCCTATAGCCCATAAAATTGAGGAATTTGTTCGAGAGGGTCACTCAACCCTACTTGAGCATCTGCGAGAACAAACCCCCAACGACATTCAAGATATCGTTCGGGTTAAGGGGATCGGGCCAGTAAAGGCCAAGCAACTCTATGACTATTGTGAGGTTAATGAGTTGGAAGAGTTAGAAAACATGGCGAAACAGGGGAGAGTGAAGCAAATTCCTGGTTTTGGCGAACACATTGAATCCGAGATTGTGGGCAATGCTGCCAATCATTAG
- a CDS encoding BON domain-containing protein codes for MLDSYPSLSPESQLAPEIPGLNKERKPDLYLIGDRKKSRDLALLLNGLDVNQVWIPDVRDIRARLSPTAISVIFVEPMVGLIRGIKMVKKSGLLKNIPIHVVTSNSCPDKLARTYYRLGASSVVSYPEEKFLVQDIVQELHQNKADRASKMQPEGRFRRAMWARLKAVVDHARRFRLKCRDGVVYLAGQASSRRQKEKIEEVLRDAPGVERIVHGDFRVSAMSDQELLLTQKIDDLLLATEGVAEQSVAYEVYDGEVVITGHVSSKRAMKQLEKAIKRLEGVHRVRNLISISRQQAITDQNLAKTIESRLRRFCHQSSIGVKVMKNIAVLNGSVDDSGKRRLAENVAKQYGQIQAVVNRLDISQAQGS; via the coding sequence ATGCTAGATTCTTACCCAAGCCTAAGTCCCGAGTCGCAATTGGCTCCCGAAATTCCCGGCTTGAATAAAGAGAGAAAGCCAGACCTTTACCTAATTGGAGATAGAAAGAAGTCGAGAGACTTAGCTCTGTTACTCAATGGTCTGGATGTGAATCAAGTCTGGATTCCAGACGTTCGTGATATCCGGGCACGGCTTAGTCCTACGGCGATCAGTGTGATTTTTGTAGAGCCAATGGTTGGCCTTATACGCGGTATCAAAATGGTTAAAAAGTCTGGCCTACTAAAGAATATTCCGATTCATGTGGTGACCAGTAACTCCTGCCCAGATAAATTAGCGAGGACTTACTACCGACTCGGGGCTAGCAGCGTGGTCTCCTACCCAGAAGAAAAGTTTCTCGTCCAAGATATCGTGCAAGAGTTGCATCAGAACAAAGCGGATAGAGCCAGTAAAATGCAGCCAGAAGGCCGATTTCGACGGGCTATGTGGGCACGACTAAAAGCGGTGGTCGACCATGCGAGACGCTTCCGCCTGAAATGCCGTGACGGAGTGGTTTATCTAGCCGGGCAGGCGAGTAGCCGGAGGCAGAAAGAGAAAATCGAAGAAGTCCTGAGAGACGCGCCAGGGGTCGAAAGAATTGTTCACGGTGATTTCCGAGTCTCGGCAATGAGTGACCAAGAGCTTTTGTTGACGCAAAAGATAGACGATCTGTTGCTAGCAACGGAAGGCGTGGCGGAGCAATCTGTGGCTTATGAAGTGTATGATGGAGAAGTCGTGATCACTGGTCATGTCAGCAGTAAAAGGGCTATGAAACAATTGGAAAAGGCTATCAAGCGACTTGAAGGAGTTCACCGCGTGCGGAACCTGATTTCTATTTCTCGACAGCAGGCTATTACGGACCAAAACTTGGCCAAGACCATCGAATCTAGACTTCGACGCTTTTGCCACCAGTCGAGTATTGGTGTTAAAGTCATGAAAAATATTGCGGTTCTCAATGGATCGGTAGACGACAGTGGCAAGCGCCGTTTGGCAGAGAATGTTGCAAAGCAATATGGCCAAATCCAAGCTGTTGTCAACCGGTTAGATATATCCCAGGCGCAAGGCTCATAA